From the genome of Periplaneta americana isolate PAMFEO1 chromosome 15, P.americana_PAMFEO1_priV1, whole genome shotgun sequence, one region includes:
- the LOC138715239 gene encoding uncharacterized protein: MEQRRPCSYTCFTFARTAQTFLENVLGARVRDSQALDLSCEPVPAAGLPPTNDLAAPSTSGMRPLDETPPRQPTWCRLPSESESRVLTPTPDYSHPWSRTPSSMHIDWDTASTISAPASPSLWAAADLPSSGDDVFTSGGEVEDASSSDGFEYFVPDDTPSSDEGVVLSDADDRYSLREE; the protein is encoded by the exons ATGGAACAGCGAAGACCTTGTTCGTACACCTGCTTCACGTTCGCCAGGACGGCTCAAACG TTCTTGGAGAACGTACTCGGTGCAAGGGTGAGGGACAGCCAGGCGCTGGACCTCTCGTGCGAGCCGGTCCCTGCAGCAGGCCTCCCACCGACCAATGACCTCGCCGCCCCCTCCACCTCCGGGATGCGACCCCTGGACGAGACACCGCCACGGCAGCCGACGTGGTGCAGGCTGCCGTCAGAGTCGGAGTCCAGGGTTCTCACCCCAACGCCGGACTACAGCCATCCGTGGTCGCGGACGCCGTCGTCTATGCACATCGATTGGGACACGGCGTCCACGATCAGCGCACCGGCCTCGCCATCGCTGTGGGCTGCAGCGGACCTGCCATCGTCCGGTGACGACGTTTTCACCTCTGGTGGAGAGGTGGAAGACGCATCGTCATCGGACGGCTTCGAATACTTCGTGCCGGATGACACCCCGTCCTCTGACGAGGGCGTGGTGTTGTCCGACGCTGACGACAGGTATTCGCTGCGTGAGGAGTAA